Proteins encoded in a region of the Bacillus methanolicus genome:
- a CDS encoding sporulation YhaL family protein: MLVPFWVYLVVGGIMISAYMAVKVGREERQQELESIELEGSIYMERLEQERKKKLEKQRSIEGKIS, encoded by the coding sequence ATGCTTGTCCCTTTTTGGGTTTATTTGGTTGTTGGGGGAATTATGATCAGTGCTTATATGGCCGTAAAGGTGGGGAGAGAGGAACGCCAGCAAGAACTGGAGAGCATCGAGCTTGAGGGATCTATTTATATGGAGCGCCTCGAACAAGAAAGAAAGAAAAAATTAGAAAAACAAAGGTCTATTGAAGGTAAAATATCTTAA